The Streptomyces collinus DNA segment TCCGCACGGACCTGCGACGGCTCGGCGACGGCGAACTGCGCTACGTGGCACTCGCGCTGGTTCTGCTCACCGGACCGGCCGTGCTGGAGGTCGACCCGGCCGGCGAGGTGCCCGCCGCGCTCCAGACGCTCACGGTCCTCGCCGACGGCTTCGACCGGGGCCTGGACGGACGGCAGCGGCTGGAACTGCTGCGGCTGGCGGCCCGGATGTGCGAGCGGGGGCACATCCGGCTGGTCGGTGCGGTCAGCGACGGGTCCTGGGCCGCCGGGACGCAGGGAGCCACGGTGGTACACCTGGACCGTGACTGATCCCCTGGACGTGGCCGGACTGCAACGGCGCCTGGCCGATTTCGCGGCCGCGCGGAACTGGCAGCAGTACCACACCCCCAAGAACCTGGCCGCCGCGCTCAGCGTCGAGGCCTCCGAACTGGTCGAGATCTTCCAGTGGCTGACGCCCGAGGAGTCGGCCCGCGTCATGGCCGACCCGGACACCGCGCACCGCGTCACCGACGAGGTCGCCGACGTGCTCGCGTATCTGCTCCAGCTGTGCGAGGTGCTCGGCATCGACCCGCTGGCGGCACTGGACGCGAAGATCGACCGGAACGAGCGGAGGTTCCCGATCTAGCGACACCGTCCCATCGCCCAGAACGAAGAACTCCGTTTGTACGCTACGTAATCAAATCACGGCTCGAATCCGAATCGTTGTCCGCAATTTTCCACCTTCCTCTGGCTTTTCGTCTCACACCCCTTCACTCTGGGTAGTGAACAAGGGAGTGCGGGCAGACGGACGCGCGCAGCGCGTCGGACGAGACGGGGGCAGCGCATGGACGCGGTGCGGCTCATCGTGACGAGCAGGCGGTCCCTGGCGGCGGGCGGCGGCGCGCGGGAGACCCTGGCCGAGGTGTGGCAGGCGCAGGCCCTCGCGCAAGCCATTGGCAGCCGCCTCGCGGTCGCCGGACCGCCCGAACTGCGCGGCGAGGCACTGGGGTTGACGGAGCTGGCGGGCCGGGGCTGCGGCGTCCTGGACCCGCCGGAACTGGCCCCCGGTGAGCTGCTGGCGGGCCAGCTCACCGAGTTGGGCGACGCCCGCCACACCCTGATGTACCTCGGCGGCCTCCTCGGCGACGTCGGCATCGCCCTCGTCGCCCTGGCCAGCTCCGCCGACGACGAGGGCGCGTACTGGCAGTGCATGGAGGCCATCGACGCGGCGGACGAGTCCCGCGACCGCGTCCTGGAGATGCTCCGCAGACTCGCGGACCGGGAACAGACGCTGCCGGAGCGGGAGGCGGGGTGAGACGGGGCGGGAGGCGGGGTGAGGCGGGGCGGGAAAGTCCCTAACCCACCTGCCTCTCCTCGACGATCCTGCGCTCGGAATCCCCCGCGGCCTGAAGATCCGCGTCCAACGCCGAAAGGTCCGCGTTCAACGCCGCCATCAGCTCCTCCATCTGCTGCAACAGCCCTTTCGGCTGCCCGCTCCCGACCTGCTGCGGCACGGTCTCTTCGGACATGACGGCCTCCTCGGCCCCGGCCCCCGGGGAGGCCGACACGGGTGACGCCCCGGCGGTCCACCCCCGGCGCGGAAGCCGGGGGCTCCGGCTCCGACCGAGCCAACGATCACCATCGGGGCCGGTCACTGGCCGGGTCGGGCGGCGGCTGCGGTATTGACGTGATTTCACCCG contains these protein-coding regions:
- a CDS encoding nucleotide pyrophosphohydrolase, with protein sequence MTDPLDVAGLQRRLADFAAARNWQQYHTPKNLAAALSVEASELVEIFQWLTPEESARVMADPDTAHRVTDEVADVLAYLLQLCEVLGIDPLAALDAKIDRNERRFPI
- a CDS encoding DUF6099 family protein, yielding MDAVRLIVTSRRSLAAGGGARETLAEVWQAQALAQAIGSRLAVAGPPELRGEALGLTELAGRGCGVLDPPELAPGELLAGQLTELGDARHTLMYLGGLLGDVGIALVALASSADDEGAYWQCMEAIDAADESRDRVLEMLRRLADREQTLPEREAG